TGTTTACCCTGTTGTTAACTGGGAATCAATCTTAACGTTCTCAGAAATAACTGACACCTTTTACACATTGAAGAATCTTGAAGAAGGAGAGTACTACATTAGGGTAAGAGCCTTTTCGAATCAATACGGTGCTGGAAATTACAGCAATCTAAAAAAGATTTATTTCAAACAAACATCAACCTCCATTGTTGATATAGGAAATGTTCCAACTATTAAAATTCAACCAGTCATGAAAAGGTCAGCCATCTTCTTCATCTCCGCCAAAAATCCCGAATTAAGAGTATTCGATGCTCAGGGACGTCTCATTCGCCAAATCAAAGAGGAAGGAAAGGTGGAGAAATTTTATCAAATAAAATTGCCCATCTCGGGAGTTTACTTCTACATATTTAAAAGTGGCAAATATATTGAAAAAGGAAGATTTCTTTACCTTAATTAATCCAAGTAAAGCAAAGGATTAACAGCCTTACCGCGGTCACGGATTTCAAAGTGGAGGCGCGACCCAAAGTAGTGATCTGAAGTTCCAACGGAACCAATTACTTGACCTCTTACAATTCTGCTGCCAGTGGAAACATTCATTCTGTGCAAATACGAATACACTGAAAAGAACCCACCGTGGTCAATAATAACGGTATTTCCATACCCCGTCACGGTTCCAGCAAAGATAACAACTCCATCATCAATAGCCAAAACGGAGCTCCCCGGCGCCGCCTCAATATCAACACCCGGATTAAATATTTTTGTGCCATACTTTGGATTTACAATAGTTCCGTACTCCATCACCACCCTTCCTTTCACAGGCCAGGGATATTTCCCTGTTGGACTTTTCGCAACAACGTGCTCTTCCTTCCTCTTCCTTTCCTGCTCCTTTTCAAGCCTCGTTATCAAAGCTTCCATCTCTTTAATAGCTTTCTCAAGTTCTGCAAGCCTCTTTTCCTCCGTGAGCTTCTTCTTTTTTAAAGAAGCTAAAAGTTTCTCCTTTTGAACTTTTAAATATTCAAGGTTCTTCTTCTGATCAACAACCTCCTCCTTCATTGCCTTTACAAATTCAAGATTTTCGTTTCTTAAATCTCTGTACGCTTTAAGTTCGTTATAAATCTGCACTGCCCTGTCTCTCTCCCTTTTTTCACTTTTAATAACATAATCAATGAGATAAAAAACCTCCTTTTCTTCCTCTTCAGAGGGTAAAAATTTCAAAATCTGGTTTTCAGGGGGAGTTTGGTACAGCAAATTTAGACTAAACTTAATCCTATCAGCGCGCTCGTAAAGCTCTTCTTCTTTCTGCTTGATCTGCACTTCCAATTTTGCAATCTCGTTTTGAATGGAAGCTATATCTCTATTTAGTTTTTCAATAAAGCTCATTATCTCATTTTCTTTTTTTGTAATTCTCTCGAGCTCTTCTTCTGCAC
Above is a genomic segment from bacterium containing:
- a CDS encoding immune inhibitor A — encoded protein: MTGQSSNWVYKKYDLSNYAGKSVYFRVRYMTDAYVTGEGIYIDDVYPVVNWESILTFSEITDTFYTLKNLEEGEYYIRVRAFSNQYGAGNYSNLKKIYFKQTSTSIVDIGNVPTIKIQPVMKRSAIFFISAKNPELRVFDAQGRLIRQIKEEGKVEKFYQIKLPISGVYFYIFKSGKYIEKGRFLYLN
- a CDS encoding peptidoglycan DD-metalloendopeptidase family protein codes for the protein MKALLIFVLLAETADIETSRQQLERLKKEFQETKRKIAQMETKMKSAEEELERITKKENEIMSFIEKLNRDIASIQNEIAKLEVQIKQKEEELYERADRIKFSLNLLYQTPPENQILKFLPSEEEEKEVFYLIDYVIKSEKRERDRAVQIYNELKAYRDLRNENLEFVKAMKEEVVDQKKNLEYLKVQKEKLLASLKKKKLTEEKRLAELEKAIKEMEALITRLEKEQERKRKEEHVVAKSPTGKYPWPVKGRVVMEYGTIVNPKYGTKIFNPGVDIEAAPGSSVLAIDDGVVIFAGTVTGYGNTVIIDHGGFFSVYSYLHRMNVSTGSRIVRGQVIGSVGTSDHYFGSRLHFEIRDRGKAVNPLLYLD